One region of Streptomyces davaonensis JCM 4913 genomic DNA includes:
- a CDS encoding AraC family transcriptional regulator, with product MRPLARTAALNGYVELSRSLGLDPRALMTSVGLDTADLAVQDRWISGTAVVGLLELSAARSGREDFGLLLAERRRFSNLGPISLLVREEPDVRSALALLIRHQHTYNEVLHARLSEGHGVATLKIDIELGEPRPARQATELAVGAFHRVLCGFLGPLWRPASVCFTHRALRDSAAHRRLFGPVVEFDCDFNGIVLYTEDLDAPNAMADAQLRSYTRQYFEPVAAPREATEADRVRDLIEALLPTGRCSIEQIARSLDVDRRTVHRHLARSGQTFSSLLNTIRRALAEQFVANPSRSLTEVATQLGFSSLSAFSRWFHQQFGTSPRQWRKTRTGQTGPDAG from the coding sequence ATGAGGCCTCTCGCCCGCACAGCAGCACTGAACGGCTACGTCGAGCTGAGCCGTTCACTCGGCCTGGATCCCCGGGCGCTGATGACGAGCGTGGGCCTGGACACCGCGGATCTCGCCGTCCAGGACCGCTGGATCTCCGGCACAGCCGTGGTGGGCCTGCTGGAGCTGTCGGCCGCGCGCTCGGGGCGTGAGGACTTCGGCCTGCTCCTGGCGGAGCGGCGGCGCTTTTCCAACCTGGGGCCGATCAGCCTGCTGGTGCGGGAGGAGCCGGACGTGCGCAGCGCGTTGGCCCTGCTGATCCGCCATCAGCACACTTACAACGAGGTCCTGCACGCCCGGCTGTCGGAAGGCCACGGGGTGGCCACGCTCAAGATCGACATCGAGCTCGGCGAGCCGCGGCCGGCCCGGCAGGCGACGGAGCTGGCCGTGGGCGCCTTCCACCGAGTGCTGTGCGGATTCCTCGGCCCGCTGTGGCGACCGGCGTCGGTGTGTTTCACCCACCGGGCGCTGCGTGACAGCGCGGCACACCGGCGTCTGTTCGGGCCGGTGGTGGAGTTCGACTGCGACTTCAACGGCATCGTCCTCTACACCGAGGACCTGGACGCCCCCAACGCCATGGCCGACGCGCAGCTGCGCAGCTACACCCGGCAGTACTTCGAGCCCGTCGCCGCCCCCAGGGAGGCCACCGAGGCCGACCGCGTGCGCGACCTGATCGAGGCGCTGCTGCCGACCGGGCGCTGCTCGATCGAACAGATCGCGCGCAGCCTCGACGTCGACCGGCGCACCGTGCACCGCCATCTGGCCCGGTCCGGCCAGACGTTCTCGTCGCTGCTCAACACGATCCGCAGAGCGCTCGCCGAACAGTTCGTCGCCAACCCCAGCCGTTCCCTCACCGAGGTCGCCACCCAGCTGGGATTCTCCTCGCTCAGCGCGTTCTCCCGCTGGTTCCACCAGCAGTTCGGCACCAGTCCCCGGCAGTGGCGCAAGACGCGCACCGGTCAGACGGGGCCGGACGCAGGCTGA
- a CDS encoding BKACE family enzyme, producing MHFHDDSLFPENQEKLVIQAAPYGPEWLPGDADDLPLTMDEHVQAAVDCYNAGATVLHIHVRELDGKGSKRMSMFNELLGRLREAVPDMVLQIGGSISFAPEGEGGDAKWLAYDTRHLLADLTPAPDQVTIAINTSQMNIVEIMNDDDLEGTSIAKPDYYRAYRDMVVEAGPEFYLEHLQRLHANGIQPHFQLAHLAQLETVERLIRSGVYTGPLILNYVAIGGGFAGRHPADLVEFIRRVPDGAVLTIESSMRAVAPMNAVAIALGQHVRVGNEDNLWRAKGERMSSVAQVEQMVQISEALGRDIATGADAKRIYRLGEYYSDADETLARLGMVPNRRPGQRGFMLRDAQA from the coding sequence GTGCACTTCCACGACGACTCCCTCTTCCCGGAGAACCAGGAGAAGCTGGTGATCCAGGCTGCGCCGTACGGCCCCGAGTGGCTGCCCGGGGACGCGGACGACCTGCCCCTGACCATGGACGAGCACGTGCAGGCGGCCGTCGACTGCTACAACGCCGGCGCGACGGTGCTCCACATCCACGTGCGGGAGCTGGACGGCAAGGGCTCCAAGCGGATGTCCATGTTCAACGAGCTGCTCGGGCGGCTGCGCGAGGCCGTGCCGGACATGGTGCTCCAGATCGGCGGTTCCATCTCCTTCGCCCCCGAGGGCGAGGGCGGCGACGCCAAGTGGCTCGCCTACGACACCCGCCACCTGCTGGCCGACCTCACGCCGGCACCGGACCAGGTGACCATCGCCATCAACACCAGCCAGATGAACATCGTCGAGATCATGAACGACGATGACCTGGAGGGCACCTCCATCGCGAAGCCCGACTACTACCGGGCCTACCGCGACATGGTCGTCGAGGCCGGCCCCGAGTTCTACCTGGAGCACCTCCAGCGCCTGCACGCGAACGGCATCCAGCCGCACTTCCAGCTCGCCCACCTGGCCCAGCTGGAGACCGTCGAGCGGCTGATCCGCTCCGGCGTCTACACCGGCCCGCTCATCCTCAACTACGTGGCCATCGGCGGTGGTTTCGCCGGCCGGCACCCCGCCGACCTGGTCGAGTTCATCCGCCGGGTGCCGGACGGGGCCGTGCTGACCATCGAGAGCTCCATGCGCGCCGTGGCTCCGATGAACGCCGTCGCCATCGCCCTCGGCCAGCATGTGCGCGTCGGCAACGAGGACAACCTCTGGCGGGCCAAGGGCGAGCGGATGTCGTCGGTGGCCCAGGTCGAGCAGATGGTGCAGATCTCCGAGGCACTCGGACGGGACATCGCCACCGGAGCCGACGCCAAGCGCATCTACCGCCTCGGCGAGTACTACAGCGACGCCGACGAGACCCTCGCCCGCCTCGGCATGGTGCCCAACCGCCGTCCCGGGCAGCGCGGCTTCATGCTCCGCGACGCCCAGGCCTGA
- a CDS encoding quinone oxidoreductase family protein: MAHAVRFYETGGPDVLTWEEVSVGDPGPGQVRIRHEAVGLNFADTYFRTGLYPVRLPDGLGVEAAGVVEAVGEGVTHVAAGDRVTYTGSPLGAYSTERVMDPSHLIPLPQEIRCETAAAMTMRGLTAAYLLRRIHPLREGDTILLHAAAGGVGLIVAQWAALLGIRVIGTVSSEEKAELARAHGCEHVIRYRHENVAERVRELTDGAGVPLVLDSIGKDTFAGSLASLSRRGLLVCFGTASGPVPPIDAMQLAVHGSLFVTRPALADYIADPAERDVLAGELFAHVSSGHIAIEINQRYGLDDAVQAHRDLEAGRTTGSSVFTL, from the coding sequence GTGGCACATGCCGTCCGCTTCTACGAAACCGGTGGCCCTGACGTCCTCACCTGGGAGGAGGTGTCCGTCGGCGACCCCGGGCCGGGCCAGGTGCGGATCCGGCACGAGGCCGTCGGCCTCAACTTCGCCGACACCTACTTCCGTACGGGGCTCTACCCGGTCCGGCTGCCCGACGGACTCGGCGTCGAGGCCGCCGGCGTGGTGGAGGCCGTCGGCGAAGGCGTCACGCACGTCGCCGCGGGGGACCGGGTGACGTACACCGGCAGCCCGCTCGGCGCGTACAGCACCGAACGGGTCATGGACCCCTCGCACCTGATCCCGTTGCCCCAGGAGATCAGGTGCGAGACGGCGGCCGCGATGACCATGCGCGGCCTGACGGCGGCCTACCTCCTGCGCAGGATCCATCCGCTGCGCGAGGGAGACACGATCCTGCTGCACGCCGCCGCCGGCGGCGTGGGCCTGATCGTGGCCCAGTGGGCCGCACTGCTCGGTATCCGTGTGATCGGAACGGTCTCCAGCGAGGAGAAGGCGGAGCTCGCCCGCGCACACGGATGCGAGCACGTCATCCGCTACCGGCACGAGAACGTGGCCGAGCGGGTGCGGGAACTGACCGACGGCGCGGGTGTGCCGTTGGTGCTCGACAGCATCGGCAAGGACACCTTCGCCGGCTCGCTGGCCTCGCTGTCCCGCCGTGGACTGCTGGTCTGCTTCGGCACCGCTTCCGGCCCCGTGCCGCCCATCGACGCCATGCAACTCGCCGTCCACGGCTCGCTGTTCGTCACCCGGCCCGCTCTCGCCGACTACATCGCCGACCCTGCCGAACGCGACGTTCTGGCGGGAGAGCTGTTCGCGCACGTCTCCTCGGGGCACATCGCCATCGAGATCAACCAGCGCTACGGGCTCGACGACGCCGTCCAGGCCCACCGCGACCTGGAAGCCGGACGCACCACCGGGTCCTCCGTCTTCACCCTGTGA
- a CDS encoding TauD/TfdA dioxygenase family protein: MTDILSSAPPTGSRRTSIDVEPLTCTIGAELRGVSLADAARDDDLFAEIKGLLLRYKVLFLRDQDLSRADHVAFASRFGPLEDHPVAGSDPDHPGLVRIYKDLDSPPEHYENALHTDGTWRVNPSMGAVLRCVESPPVGGDTIWVNMAEAYRRLPDHVKARIEGLRARHSIEATFGAVMPKEQRHALKERFPDAEHPVVRTHPETDEKILFVNAFATHFVNYHTPENVRFGQDYAPGASHLLTYLISQAAIPEYQVRWRWTPNSVAIWDNRSTQHYAVQDYWPAVRKMERAGIVGDRPF; the protein is encoded by the coding sequence ATGACCGACATCCTCTCCTCCGCCCCGCCGACCGGCTCGCGGCGCACCTCGATCGACGTGGAACCGCTGACCTGCACCATCGGAGCCGAACTGCGCGGGGTGAGCCTCGCCGACGCGGCCCGCGACGACGACCTGTTCGCCGAGATCAAGGGGCTGCTGCTGCGGTACAAGGTCCTCTTCCTGCGGGACCAGGATCTCTCGCGAGCCGACCATGTCGCCTTCGCCTCGCGCTTCGGTCCCCTGGAGGACCACCCCGTCGCCGGCAGCGACCCCGACCACCCCGGACTCGTCCGGATCTACAAGGATCTCGACAGTCCCCCGGAGCACTACGAGAACGCCCTGCACACGGACGGCACCTGGCGGGTCAACCCCTCGATGGGCGCCGTACTGCGCTGCGTCGAATCACCTCCGGTCGGCGGCGACACGATCTGGGTCAACATGGCGGAGGCCTACCGGCGGCTCCCCGACCACGTCAAGGCCCGTATCGAGGGCCTGCGCGCCCGGCACAGCATCGAGGCCACCTTCGGCGCCGTGATGCCGAAGGAGCAGCGCCACGCGCTGAAGGAACGGTTCCCCGACGCTGAGCACCCCGTTGTGCGCACCCACCCCGAGACGGACGAGAAGATCCTCTTCGTCAACGCCTTCGCCACGCACTTCGTCAACTACCACACCCCCGAGAACGTCCGCTTCGGCCAGGACTACGCGCCGGGCGCGAGCCACCTGCTGACCTACCTGATCAGCCAGGCCGCGATCCCCGAGTACCAAGTGCGCTGGCGGTGGACCCCCAACAGCGTGGCCATCTGGGACAACCGCTCCACCCAGCACTACGCCGTCCAGGACTACTGGCCCGCCGTCCGCAAGATGGAGCGCGCCGGAATCGTCGGCGACAGACCCTTCTGA